The following are encoded in a window of Pan troglodytes isolate AG18354 chromosome 4, NHGRI_mPanTro3-v2.0_pri, whole genome shotgun sequence genomic DNA:
- the LOC750122 gene encoding golgin subfamily A member 6-like protein 7, with product MMSEKTQQRKLAGTKRKFTDYHQWNSAGVGTGATDTKKKKINNGTNPETTTSGGCRSPEDKQQNRAQLKEEKKASHQHRQALKRQLEAQDHTIRILKCQKTELETALHYSQDAARKFEEDSKDLAGRLHHSWHFAGELQRALSAMSTEHKRADRYIKELTKEREALSLELHRNIITNEELKKKNAELQEKLRLVETEKSEMQLHIKELKRKLETDKILLPQVQTNTLQEKMWRQEEKLRDQEKLRKHEEKMWRQEQRLRDQEKELREQEQRMRKQEQQMRKQEEQMRKQEQQMRKQEEQMGEQEEQMRKQEKQMLKQKKQMLKHKEQMGKQEEQMGEQEEQMWKQEKQMLKQKEQMRKQEEQMAEQEEQMQKQEEQMQKQEEQVRKQEEQMRKQEEQMWKQEEQMRKQEKQMGEQKEQMRKREEQMRKREEQVRKREEQVRKREEQMRKREEQMRKREEQMRKQEEQMGEQEEQMRMQVERLRFKEERLWVEYEKMQEEEEKVWGQVEKMWEKKERMGEQEEKMQEERCSEPCLPPSKYPRDMSHAGSLKPAREAGKGYSHDNRTAQQITQLPPGMKNAQERPGLGSTSCIPFFYRGDKKKIKIINI from the exons atgatGTCCGAAAAAACCCAACAAAGAAAATTGGCTGGGACCAAGAGAAAG TTCACAGACTATCATCAGTGGAACAGTGCTGGTGTTGGTACTGGAGCAACCGacaccaaaaagaagaaaataaataatggcaCTAACCCTGAGACAACCACTTCTGGGGGTTGCCGTTCACCTGAGGAT AAACAACAGAACCGAGCTCAGCTGAAAGAG GAAAAGAAGGCAAGCCACCAACATCGGCAAGCCTTAAAGAGGCAGCTAGAG GCCCAGGATCATACCATACGAATCCTTAAGTGTCAGAAAACTGAACTGGAAACAGCGCTCCATTACAGCCAGGATGCTGCCAGGAAATTTGAAG AAGATTCCAAGGATCTGGCAGGCCGCCTGCATCATTCCTGGCACTTTGCAGGAGAGTTACAGCGGGCTCTCTCTGCTATGTCCACAGAGCACAAGAGGGCGGACAGG TACATCAAGGAGTTAACAAAGGAGAGGGAAGCCCTGAGTCTGGAGCTGCACAGGAACAT CATAACCAATGAGgagctgaagaagaaaaatgccGAACTACAAGAAAAACTTCGACTGGTAGAAACTGAAAAGTCTGAGATGCAGCTCCACATCAAGGAGCTAAAAAGGAAACTGGAGACGGACAAAATCCTGCTGCCACAG GTTCAAACCAACACTTTGCAGGAGAAgatgtggaggcaggaggagaagctACGGGATCAGGAGAAGCTACGGAAGCAcgaggagaagatgtggagacAGGAGCAGAGGCTGCGGGACCAGGAGAAGGAGCTGCGGGAGCAGGAGCAGCGGATGCGAAAGCAGGAGCAGCAGATGCGAAAGCAGGAGGAGCAGATGCGAAAGCAGGAGCAGCAGATGCGAAAGCAGGAGGAGCAGATGGGGGAGCAGGAGGAGCAGATGCGGAAGCAGGAGAAGCAGATGCTGAAGcagaagaagcagatgctgaaGCATAAGGAGCAGATGGGGAAGCAGGAGGAGCAGATGGGGGAGCAGGAGGAGCAGATGTGGAAGCAGGAGAAGCAGATGCTGAAGCAGAAGGAGCAGATGCGGAAGCAGGAGGAGCAAATGGCGGAGCAGGAGGAACAGATGCAGAAGCAGGAGGAGCAGATGCAAAAGCAGGAGGAGCAGGTGCGGAAGCAGGAAGAGCAGATGCGGAAGCAGGAGGAGCAGATGTGGAAGCAGGAGGAGCAGATGCGGAAGCAGGAGAAGCAGATGGGGGAGCAGAAGGAGCAGATGCGGAAACGGGAGGAGCAGATGCGGAAGCGGGAGGAGCAGGTGCGGAAGCGGGAGGAGCAGGTGCGGAAGCGGGAGGAGCAGATGCGGAAACGGGAGGAGCAGATGCGGAAACGGGAGGAGCAGATGCGGAAGCAGGAGGAGCAGATGGGGGAGCAGGAGGAGCAGATGCGGATGCAGGTCGAGAGGCTGCGATTCAAGGAGGAGAGGCTGTGGGTTGAGTATGAGAAgatgcaggaggaggaggagaaggtctGGGGGCAGgtggagaagatgtgggagaagaaggagaggatgggagagcaggaggagaagatgcAGGAGGAGCGGTGCTCAgagccctgcctccctccctccaaatATCCTCGTGATATGAGCCATGCTGGCAGCCTGAAGCCTGCACGAGAGGCCGGGAAGGGCTATTCCCATGACAACCGCACTGCACAGCAGATCACGCAGCTGCCCCCTGGAATGAAGAACGCCCAGGAGCGCCCAGGCTTAGGCAGCACCTCCTGCATCCCATTCTTCTACCGAGGAGACAAGAAAAAGATCAAGATCATCAATATCTAA